The following are encoded together in the Ezakiella massiliensis genome:
- the rpsT gene encoding 30S ribosomal protein S20, translated as MANIKAAEKKIRVIEKKTLVNKRRKSEIKTYIKKFDQLIDAENYAEAEQVLKLIDKKLKKAEQRNLLHKNNVSRKMSQLHRKLNVAASK; from the coding sequence ATGGCTAATATTAAAGCAGCTGAAAAGAAAATTCGCGTTATTGAAAAGAAAACTTTGGTAAACAAGAGAAGAAAGAGTGAAATTAAAACTTACATTAAGAAGTTTGATCAACTTATTGATGCAGAAAATTATGCTGAAGCAGAACAAGTTTTAAAACTTATCGATAAGAAGCTCAAGAAAGCTGAACAAAGAAACCTCCTTCACAAGAACAATGTTTCAAGGAAGATGTCACAGCTACACAGAAAGCTTAATGTTGCAGCTTCAAAATAA
- a CDS encoding 8-oxo-dGTP diphosphatase, giving the protein MSLKQSYTVCYIRRSDGKTLFLERNKKKNDINHAKFIGIGGKIEEGESPDECVKREVYEETGLRLKNIKFCGLVKYYLNEDYFENMYVYYSDDYTGDIRECDEGSLHWLSFEEFIEMPHWEGDVLFLQRAIMGQNFPDMELFYDSQGLKSFNRLD; this is encoded by the coding sequence ATGTCTTTGAAACAGTCTTATACTGTTTGTTATATTAGAAGATCTGATGGAAAAACTCTATTTCTTGAAAGAAATAAAAAGAAAAACGACATTAACCATGCAAAGTTTATTGGTATTGGTGGCAAGATTGAAGAGGGTGAGAGTCCTGATGAGTGTGTTAAGAGAGAAGTATATGAAGAAACGGGACTTAGATTAAAGAATATTAAGTTTTGTGGACTTGTTAAATATTATTTAAATGAAGATTATTTTGAGAATATGTATGTCTATTACTCAGATGATTACACAGGAGATATTAGAGAATGTGACGAAGGCAGCTTACACTGGTTAAGTTTTGAAGAGTTTATAGAGATGCCCCATTGGGAAGGAGATGTTTTGTTTCTACAAAGGGCTATTATGGGTCAAAATTTTCCTGATATGGAACTATTTTACGATAGTCAAGGTCTTAAATCCTTTAATCGTCTTGATTAG
- the rplM gene encoding 50S ribosomal protein L13 produces the protein MKSYMAKPHEVERKWLLIDADGMVLGRLATEVAKLLRGKHKVTYTPHVDTGDYVIVTNVDKMILTGKKLDQKKYYYHTGYPGGLRSVDYKTMMNETPEKALMLAVKGMLPKNALGRKMIKKLRVYSGEDHGHEAQMPEKYEFEGGRR, from the coding sequence ATGAAATCATATATGGCTAAACCACATGAAGTAGAGCGCAAGTGGCTATTAATTGACGCCGATGGCATGGTTCTAGGTCGTCTAGCTACTGAGGTTGCAAAACTTCTTCGTGGAAAACACAAGGTAACTTACACTCCACATGTTGATACAGGAGACTATGTAATTGTTACAAATGTAGATAAGATGATTCTTACAGGAAAGAAACTAGATCAAAAGAAGTATTACTATCACACAGGATACCCAGGAGGACTTCGTTCAGTTGATTACAAAACAATGATGAACGAAACACCTGAAAAGGCTTTAATGTTAGCTGTTAAGGGTATGCTACCAAAGAACGCCCTAGGTAGAAAGATGATCAAAAAACTCCGTGTTTACTCAGGAGAAGACCATGGTCATGAGGCACAAATGCCAGAAAAGTACGAATTTGAAGGAGGTCGCAGATAA
- the rpsI gene encoding 30S ribosomal protein S9: MYQANGRRKTSTARAILREGNGNFVVNGLDVNEYFEYETLRRLAKSPLDLTNTLDKYDITIIVNGGGKSGQAGAVRHAVSRALLVAEPDLRPVLKQAGFLTRDSRMKERKKYGFKKARKSTQFSKR, encoded by the coding sequence ATGTATCAAGCAAATGGTAGAAGAAAAACTTCAACAGCTCGTGCTATTCTAAGAGAAGGCAACGGAAATTTTGTTGTAAACGGTCTTGATGTTAACGAATATTTCGAATATGAAACACTCAGAAGACTTGCAAAAAGCCCACTTGATTTAACAAACACTCTTGATAAATACGACATTACAATAATTGTTAATGGCGGTGGAAAGAGCGGACAAGCTGGTGCTGTAAGACACGCAGTTAGCCGTGCTTTGTTAGTTGCTGAACCAGACCTTCGTCCAGTTTTAAAACAAGCTGGTTTCTTGACAAGAGATTCAAGAATGAAGGAAAGAAAGAAATACGGTTTCAAAAAGGCAAGAAAATCAACACAATTCTCAAAGAGATAG